Sequence from the Malaciobacter pacificus genome:
CAGATTTTATTTTTACTTTCATTTTAGAAAATAGCTTTTGAGCTTTATAGTTATCTAAAGTCAATTTTAATCCAATCATATTTTCGACACAAACAGCTCTTCCTTTTTCTGTATCAACAACTTTTACTTTAATATAGTTTCCAATATTATCTTTTGCCCATCTTGCATATTTTCTATCTTCAAAATCCCAAACAAGTTGGTCTACTTTTCTTTCATTTGTAGAGATATGTTCACAAATGGCATCTATATCTTTTGGAGTCTGTTTTGTTTTTAAAATTCTATGTAACACTAAATCTGAATATCTTCTAATTGGACTTGTAAAATGAGAATAAGATTTAAATCCTAAACCAAAGTGTCCTAAGTTTTTAGAACTATATTTTGCTTGAGTTTGAGATTGAATAATAAGTTCATCAATCTCTTCTTCAAGTCCAGTATATTTTGCTTTTTGTTGTATATGAGTAATTGTTTCATGAACATTATTTTTTAGTTTTACACTAACACCTAATATATTTACATCATCAACCAATTTTGAAATAGCTTTTAATGATGGCTCTTCATGAATTCTATAAATTCCTACACTATTAACTTTTTTACTTGCTTCTATATTTGCTAACAACATACACTCTTCAATTAATTGATGAGATGCAGTTGAAGTTTCAACTTCAATTGATTCAACTTTAAAATTTTTAAGTCTTAATCTGTTTTCTTGAGTTCTAAACTCATATCCTGTTTTTAATCTTTTAGCTCTATATGCTTTTGTAACTTCATAAAGTGGAAGTAAGTATTTAAATATCTCATTATCAATTGCACTTGTTTGGTCAAAATGGCCTTCAATAACTCTATCAATTCTTCCATAAGAGTATTTCTTGTGAGAGTTTATAATTGCTTCAAAAAGTTCACTTTTAATTACATCTTGTTTTTCTAAATCTAAATATATTTTAAAAACATAAGCATATCTATCAACTCCTTCTTTTAATGAACACATATCTTCACTTAGTTCATTTGGAAGCATAGGTAAAACTTTTGCAGGTAAATAAATAGAAGTTGATTTTTTAAAAGCTAATTTATCTAACTCACTGCCCTCTTTTACAAAATAAGAAACATCTGCAATTGCTACATACAATACTTTTTCATTTTGATCATAATAAATTGCATCATCGTGGTCTTTTGCACTATTTGGATCAATAGTACAAAAAGGAAGCTCTCTTAAATCAACTCTTTTTTTAATATCATCCATTTTTGCATTTACTTCTAAAGGCTTGTCATGTCTAAAAGTCTCTTGATATAAATATAGTGAAATAAATTCATCAATTTTAGCATCACTTAAATTTCCAATATTTTTAACCAAATCAAATGACTTATTATCAATTAGTAAAACATCGCCCTCTTTATAATCTTTTGATTTTTTTGATTGAAGTAAAATATTCTCTTTTAAAGTATGAAAATTCCCATCTTTTACATAAACTAAAATATCATGACTCTTTCCATCTAAAACTTTTATAATCTTTGCTTTAGTTCTGCTTCTTGGATTAAAAACTCTTTTTGCTAGTACTAGATCACCATTATAAGCCCCATTTAAACTATCAAACTCAATCTTAATATTTTTGTGCTCACTTACTAAATCTTCTAAAATTACTAAGTTTTTACCTACATTAACTATGGCAACTTTATATTTTGAATTTAATTCATAGGTATCTTCATTTTTTTGAATGATTCCCTGATCTTCATATTTTTTAATTAATTTTAATTCTTCTTCATTAAAGTTTTGATTCTGTGATTGAAGTTTAGTAAATAGCTCTTTTAGCAAAGTTTTTTCCTTTAGTATTAATAACCTAATCCTATCTAAAAAATCATACTATTTTTTTTAATTACCTAGAATTTAGATAGTTTTTTGTATAATCACCAAAAATTTTATTAGAGGAAAGACTAATGGCATTAAATGTTTACTACGATAAAGATTGTAATATCGAATTAATCAAATCTAAAAAAGTTGCAATGATTGGATTTGGTTCTCAAGGACACGCACACGCAGAAAACTTAAGAGATTCTGGTGTTGAAGTTATTGTTGGATTAAGAAAAGGTGGTTCTTCATGGGCTAAAGCTGAAGCTAAAGGTTTCGAAGTTAAAACTGTTGGTGAAGCAACTGCTGCTGCTGATGTTGTAATGATTTTATTACCAGATGAAAACCAAGCTGATATCTACGCTAACGAAATTAAGCCTAACTTAAAAGCTGACGCTACTTTAGCATTTGGACATGGATTTAACATTCACTATGGAAGAATTGAACCAGAAGCTACTAATGATGTAATTATGGTTGCTCCTAAAGCTCCAGGTCACACTGTAAGATCTGAGTTTGTTAAAGGTGGGGGAATTCCTGACTTAATCGCTATTCACCAAGATGCTTCTGGAAATGCTTTAGAATTAGCTAAATCTTACGCTTCTGCTGTAGGTGGAGGAAGAACTGGTATTATTGAAACTACTTTCAAAGACGAAACTGAAACTGATTTATTCGGTGAGCAAGCTGTATTATGTGGTGGAGCAACTGCATTAGTTCAAGCTGGTTTTGAAACTTTAACTGAAGCTGGATATGATCCAATGATGGCATACTTTGAGTGTTTACACGAATTAAAATTAATCGTTGACTTAATGTATGAAGGTGGTATTGCTGATATGAGATATTCTATTTCTAATACTGCTGAGTACGGTGATTATATTGCTGGTAAGAGAATCATCAATGATGAGTCTAAAAAAGCTATGAAAGAATTATTAGCTGAAATTCAAGATGGTAGATTTGCAAAAGACTTCATCTTAGAAGGTCAAGCTGGATACCCAAGAATGAACGCTGAAAGAAAGAACTCTAGAGCTTCATTAATTGAGCAAACAGGTGCTAACTTAAGATCTATGATGCCTTGGATTGCTGAGAAAAAAATCGTTCAACAAGACAAAAACTAATTTATATCATTTAAGAGAGACTTCCTCTCTTAAATATAAAGCTACTTTATATGAGTAAAAAAAAACAAAAAACAAATAAAACTAAATCATCACAAATATCAAATAAAAAACTAGCTAAAGTATTTTTACTAATATTCTCATTCGCCATTTTATCAGTTGGTGTAAGTTATTTTATAATGCAAAAAGAGAATAGTATTAAAACTACAAAAACTTCAACAATTATAAAAAAAGAAGAACCTCTAAAAATAGAAAAATCCGATGAACTTAAAGAGTTTGATGAAAAAAAACTTGATGAACACTTCGAAAATAAAAGACAAGAAGAGACTTATCATAGTAAATATGAAGAGATTACAGAAGAAGTAAAAAAAGATATCATTGAACATCATCCAAAAATAATAGATAAAAAAATTGAGAAGAAACAAGAAACTACAAAAATTAGTGAAGAAAAGAAAGTAGAAAAAAAAGTACAATCTACAAAAAAAATTGAAATTCAAGAAAAATATGATGAATCAAAAATAGTAACTCAAAGAGATAAATTTAAATTTGACCATAATGATAAACCAAAATTGGCAATTGTAATTGATGATGTTACAACAAGTGCTCAAAAAAGAAGAATTTTAGATGTTGGATACAAAGTGACTATGGCTTTTTTACCTCCAACTCCTGGGCACAAAAACTCTGCCTCAATAGCACAAGATTTACCTTTTTATATGATTCACTTTCCATTACAAGCTTCTAGTAAATTTAGTGGCCCTGAAATAAATACTTTAACAATAAATGACTCTTATGAAACAATTGAAAAAAGAGTAGCGCAACTTAGAAAATGGTATCCAAAAGCTATTTATACAAATAATCATACAGGCTCAGTATTTACAGAAAATCATGAAGCAATGGATAAACTATTTAAAGCTTTAAAAAAGCATAACTTTATATTTGTTGATAGTAGAACAAGTGCTAACTCTGTTGTAAAAAAATATGCAAAAAAGTATAACATGCCATATATTGTAAGAAATACATTTCTAGATAATGAAAAAGATTTTCACTATATTCAAAATCAATTAAAAAAAGCAATTATAATTGCAAAAAAAAGAGGCTTTGCAATTGCAATTGGACACCCTTATAATATCACAACTGAAGTTTTAGCCAAATCAAAACATTTATTAAAAGATGTTGAACCTATTTATATAAACGAACTTCCTTATTTAAAATAGTTTAGATATAATATTTTAAATTATTAAATGGTTTAAAATATTATGATTAGAAAATTAGAATTTCATATAAATGAATTAGAGAATATGAAAAAATATCCCAAAGATCTTTTTTATATTGGTAATTATAAACTTTTAGAAAAAAGAAAAATCTCAATAGTTGGAACTCGTCGTCCAAATTCCTATGCAAAAGAGTTTACACATAAATTATCATCAAAACTTTCCAATAGTGGTTTTTGTATTATTAGTGGAGCAGCACTAGGTGTTGATGCAATTGCACACAACGCAGCAGGCGCTGCTAATACAATTGCAGTTGTAGCTAATGGTCTTGATATTAGATATCCAAGTGTAAATAAAAATCTTATTTCAAATATAGAAAGAGAGGGATTAATTTTATCTGCATATAAAGAAGGAGAAAAAGCTAGAAATTACACATTTGTTCTAAGAAATGAAATTGTAGTTGCCCTTGGAGAAATACTTATAGTCACACAAGCAGATGAAAAATCTGGCACTTTAACTTCCATAGAATATGCTTTAAAAATGGGTAAAAAAGTTTATACAATTCCACATAGATTAAATGAAAGTATAGGTACTCAAAAACTAATCAAAGAAGGTCTGATTGAAGTTATTTATGATATAGATGAATTTATTGAAAGTTTAGGTGTTCAAATAAAACCTCAGATTTTAGATGAAGTTCTATTATATTGTGAGTCAAATCCAAGTTATGATGAAGCCTTTGCTAAATATTCAAATAAAATTTTTGAATATGAGCTAGAAGGGAAGATTAAAGTTGAAAATGGAAAAATATTTGTTATTTAACTAAACATTACAAAATTTTTTTGACCTACTTCTTCTAAGAATTATATATCCTAAAACTCCAGATAATAAAGAACCAATTAAAATAGCTAATTTATCAGTATAAAAAAATAAACTTGAATCATTATAAGCTAAAGAATCTATAAATAGACTCATTGTAAAACCAATACCAGTTAAAACTGAAATTCCATACATTTGACTCCAAGTGACACATTTAGGAAGCTTTGCAAATTTTAATTTAATAGCAATGAATGCAAAACTAAAAACTCCAATTTGTTTACCTAAAAACAAGCCTAAAATTATTCCAAGAGATACAGGTTCAGTAATTTTATCTAAAGACATCTCTCTTAAATCAATTCCGGCATTTACAAATGCAAAAACTGGCAAAATAAAAAATGCCACCCATTTATGAATAAAACCTTCTAATGTTTTTGCAGGTGATACTAGCTTTCTTTTTTCATTCATTGCGTTTAGAGGGATCATAAAAGCTAAGATTATTCCAGCAAGTGTTGCATGAACTCCTGACTTTAATACACATATCCACATAATTGCACCAACTAAAAGATATAAACCTAAAGATAACACTTGTAATCGATTCATAATATATAGTATAAAAATTGATGCACTTGCTAAAGATATAGATATAAAAGATAAGTCATTTGTATAAAAAAGTGCGATAATAATAATTGCA
This genomic interval carries:
- a CDS encoding divergent polysaccharide deacetylase family protein — translated: MSKKKQKTNKTKSSQISNKKLAKVFLLIFSFAILSVGVSYFIMQKENSIKTTKTSTIIKKEEPLKIEKSDELKEFDEKKLDEHFENKRQEETYHSKYEEITEEVKKDIIEHHPKIIDKKIEKKQETTKISEEKKVEKKVQSTKKIEIQEKYDESKIVTQRDKFKFDHNDKPKLAIVIDDVTTSAQKRRILDVGYKVTMAFLPPTPGHKNSASIAQDLPFYMIHFPLQASSKFSGPEINTLTINDSYETIEKRVAQLRKWYPKAIYTNNHTGSVFTENHEAMDKLFKALKKHNFIFVDSRTSANSVVKKYAKKYNMPYIVRNTFLDNEKDFHYIQNQLKKAIIIAKKRGFAIAIGHPYNITTEVLAKSKHLLKDVEPIYINELPYLK
- a CDS encoding RNB domain-containing ribonuclease, which encodes MLKELFTKLQSQNQNFNEEELKLIKKYEDQGIIQKNEDTYELNSKYKVAIVNVGKNLVILEDLVSEHKNIKIEFDSLNGAYNGDLVLAKRVFNPRSRTKAKIIKVLDGKSHDILVYVKDGNFHTLKENILLQSKKSKDYKEGDVLLIDNKSFDLVKNIGNLSDAKIDEFISLYLYQETFRHDKPLEVNAKMDDIKKRVDLRELPFCTIDPNSAKDHDDAIYYDQNEKVLYVAIADVSYFVKEGSELDKLAFKKSTSIYLPAKVLPMLPNELSEDMCSLKEGVDRYAYVFKIYLDLEKQDVIKSELFEAIINSHKKYSYGRIDRVIEGHFDQTSAIDNEIFKYLLPLYEVTKAYRAKRLKTGYEFRTQENRLRLKNFKVESIEVETSTASHQLIEECMLLANIEASKKVNSVGIYRIHEEPSLKAISKLVDDVNILGVSVKLKNNVHETITHIQQKAKYTGLEEEIDELIIQSQTQAKYSSKNLGHFGLGFKSYSHFTSPIRRYSDLVLHRILKTKQTPKDIDAICEHISTNERKVDQLVWDFEDRKYARWAKDNIGNYIKVKVVDTEKGRAVCVENMIGLKLTLDNYKAQKLFSKMKVKIKSADIATKQIVATIV
- the nhaA gene encoding Na+/H+ antiporter NhaA; the protein is MKILVGKFLKNESSSGLILIFVTLLALIFSNTFLSEFYNTFLHTKIEFKVGSLLEISKPLILWVNDGLMAIFFLHVGLEIKRELILGHLSSFSKISLPLIAAVGGMAIPALTFIFFNSGDEFAMKGWAIPTATDIAFALGILSLLGKRVPTSLKIFLMALAIFDDLGAIIIIALFYTNDLSFISISLASASIFILYIMNRLQVLSLGLYLLVGAIMWICVLKSGVHATLAGIILAFMIPLNAMNEKRKLVSPAKTLEGFIHKWVAFFILPVFAFVNAGIDLREMSLDKITEPVSLGIILGLFLGKQIGVFSFAFIAIKLKFAKLPKCVTWSQMYGISVLTGIGFTMSLFIDSLAYNDSSLFFYTDKLAILIGSLLSGVLGYIILRRSRSKKFCNV
- a CDS encoding DNA-processing protein DprA → MIRKLEFHINELENMKKYPKDLFYIGNYKLLEKRKISIVGTRRPNSYAKEFTHKLSSKLSNSGFCIISGAALGVDAIAHNAAGAANTIAVVANGLDIRYPSVNKNLISNIEREGLILSAYKEGEKARNYTFVLRNEIVVALGEILIVTQADEKSGTLTSIEYALKMGKKVYTIPHRLNESIGTQKLIKEGLIEVIYDIDEFIESLGVQIKPQILDEVLLYCESNPSYDEAFAKYSNKIFEYELEGKIKVENGKIFVI
- the ilvC gene encoding ketol-acid reductoisomerase, whose translation is MALNVYYDKDCNIELIKSKKVAMIGFGSQGHAHAENLRDSGVEVIVGLRKGGSSWAKAEAKGFEVKTVGEATAAADVVMILLPDENQADIYANEIKPNLKADATLAFGHGFNIHYGRIEPEATNDVIMVAPKAPGHTVRSEFVKGGGIPDLIAIHQDASGNALELAKSYASAVGGGRTGIIETTFKDETETDLFGEQAVLCGGATALVQAGFETLTEAGYDPMMAYFECLHELKLIVDLMYEGGIADMRYSISNTAEYGDYIAGKRIINDESKKAMKELLAEIQDGRFAKDFILEGQAGYPRMNAERKNSRASLIEQTGANLRSMMPWIAEKKIVQQDKN